In one Nicotiana tomentosiformis chromosome 6, ASM39032v3, whole genome shotgun sequence genomic region, the following are encoded:
- the LOC108944315 gene encoding disease resistance protein Roq1-like, with translation MADMLEEILLQFLSTVQRKLVFDDQRRGGRFGIVFPRSDPSAKVPRWFEYRKTCSTGISFNLKKHWYNNKFMGFAIYCQLPFLNDESPKNRKRDFAFGLFRGTTITTKLVPERAAMDQRTPRKIVHLQVSNVVAYGSHDCFIFLQLDLKKVHFNGKGKGTMLIDNPNDYCRFEASLDCPVSSNWGVRLVYADDIEAMRLEWAWQSIRFKHLREEDVELCIERLKELSVPGEIRYFYGTLIFYELPFLLTCPRCLSFAEDLTHVFLNCKYYQLVWEGSRLGLNPS, from the exons ATGGCAGACATGCTAGAAGAGATTCTCCTTCAATTTTTGTCAACAGTGCAGCGTAAG TTGGTTTTTGACGACCAGCGCAGAGGGGGAAGATTTGGTATTGTCTTCCCTAGAAGTGATCCAAGTGCTAAGGTTCCTAGGTGGTTCGAGTATCGTAAGACATGTTCAACGGGGATTTCCTTCAACCTGAAGAAACACTGGTATAATAATAAGTTTATGGGATTTGCTATCTATTGTCAGCTTCCTTTCTTAAATGATGAATCACCGAAAAACCGTAAAAGGGATTTTGCATTCGGTTTGTTCCGGGGTACAACAATCACTACAAAATTGGTGCCAGAACGTGCTGCTATGGATCAACGAACTCCTAGAAAAATAGTTCATTTGCAAGTGTCAAATGTAGTAGCATATGGCAGTCATGACTGCTTTATTTTCTTACAATTGGACCTGAAAAAGGTACATTTTAATGGTAAAGGTAAGGGGACAATGTTGATAGATAATCCAAATGACTATTGTAGATTTGAGGCATCTCTAGATTGCCCTGTGTCATCAAATTGGGGAGTTCGTCTGGTATATGCTGATGATATTGAGGCGATGAGGTTGGAATGGGCTTGGCAGTCTATCAGATTTAAGCATTTGCGTGAAGAGGATGTCGAGTTGTGTATTGAGAG GTTGAAAGAATTGTCAGTTCCAGGGGAAATAAGATATTTTTATGGAACACTTATTTTCTATGAATTGCCATTTCTATTAACTTGCCCTAGATGCTTATCCTTTGCTGAAGACTTGACCCACGTATTCTTGAACTGTAAATACTATCAGCTAGTCTGGGAAGGATCAAGATTGGGCCTAAACCCCAGTTAA